The following coding sequences lie in one Fusarium poae strain DAOMC 252244 chromosome 1, whole genome shotgun sequence genomic window:
- the CKI1 gene encoding bifunctional choline kinase/ethanolamine kinase cki1 (BUSCO:19436at5125) — protein MASSSSNVVGVHYRVGKKIGEGSFGVIFEGTNLLNNQQVAIKFEPRKSDAPQLRDEYRTYKILVGCPGIPNVYYFGQEGLHNILVIDLLGPSLEDLFDHCGRRFSIKTVVMVAKQMLSRVQTIHEKNLIYRDIKPDNFLIGRPGTKASSVIHVVDFGMAKQYRDPKTKQHIPYRERKSLSGTARYMSINTHLGREQSRRDDLEALGHVFLYFLRGGLPWQGLKAATNKQKYEKIGEKKQTTVIKDLCEGFPEEFSKYLTYVRNLGFEDTPDYDYLRELFTQALKNTGEVEDGEYDWMKISKDSGKGWDSKNHSNAYLHNPNVRPGPSQMELHSGHRPGNTTSHQQAQNLTVGRLNAAQPPPPSPIKQMGKQRDRPSAPGALSAQRGSGVGGLRDMATPTGSTQAQFQNSAQNLPQQPRTSQQGPATQPTQASGQQANPQPSGFQKLMKTLCCG, from the exons AtggcttcatcatcatccaacGTCGTAGGCGTTCACTACCGAGTCGGTAAGAAGATCGGAGAGGGTTCTTTTGGTGTCATCTTCGAGGGTACCAATCTACTCAACAACCAGCAAGTTGCTATCAAATTC GAACCTCGCAAGAGTGATGCTCCTCAATTGCGTGACGAGTACCGAACATACAAGATCCTTGTCGGCTGCC CCGGTATTCCCAATGTTTACTACTTTGGCCAGGAAGGGCTCCACAACATCCTGGTGATCGACCTCCTTGGCCCTTCACTGGAGGATCTTTTCGATCACTGTGGCAGAAGATTTTCTATCAAGACAGTTGTCATGGTCGCCAAGCAGATGCTCTCAAGGGTCCAGACCATCCACGAGAAGAATCTGATTTATCGCGACATCAAGCCCGATAACTTTTTGATCGGCCGTCCAGGCACCAAGGCCTCTAGTGTAATCCATGTTGTCGACTTCGGCATGGCCAAGCAGTATCGTGACCCGAAGACGAAGCAACATATTCCTTACCGCGAGCGGAAATCCCTTTCTGGAACCGCCCGATATATGAGTATCAACACTCACTTGGGTCGTGAGCAGTCCCGCCGAGACGATCTTGAAGCTCTGGGTCATGTTTTCTTGTATTTCCTACGTGGTGGCCTCCCCTGGCAAGGCCTCAAGGCTGCCACCAACAAGCAGAAGTATGAGAAGATCGGCGAAAAGAAGCAGACTACTGTCATCAAGGACCTGTGCGAGGGCTTCCCCGAGGAGTTCTCCAAGTACTTGACTTACGTCCGAAACCTTGGTTTCGAGGATACTCCCGACTATGACTACCTTCGCGAGCTTTTCACACAGGCCCTGAAGAACACCGGCGAGGTCGAGGATGGCGAGTACGACTGGATGAAGATCTCGAAGGATTCGGGAAAGGGATGGGACTCGAAGAACCACAGCAACGCCTACCTCCACAACCCCAATGTTCGCCCTGGGCCTTCCCAGATGGAGTTGCACAGCGGCCATCGTCCCGGGAATACCACCTCTCACCAACAAGCACAAAACCTTACTGTCGGCCGTTTAAACGCCGCGCAACCCCCTCCTCCCTCTCCGATCAAGCAGATGGGCAAGCAGAGAGATCGGCCAAGCGCCCCCGGCGCATTGTCAGCACAGAGGGGGAGCGGGGTTGGGGGTCTCCGGGACATGGCCACGCCCACTGGCTCGACTCAGGCCCAGTTCCAGAACAGCGCCCAGAACCTGCCCCAGCAGCCGAGGACCTCCCAGCAAGGCCCGGCGACCCAGCCTACTCAAGCTAGCGGTCAACAGGCTAACCCTCAGCCCAGTGGTTTCCAGAAGCTCATGAAGACCCTGTGCTGTGGTTAA
- a CDS encoding hypothetical protein (SECRETED:SignalP(1-16)~TransMembrane:1 (n3-11c16/17o187-207i)~BUSCO:45828at5125), whose amino-acid sequence MKFLLPVLSLSAAVNALHFFIDGTTPKCFYEELPKDTLVVGHYTAEEWDERVSAWVKHDGISIYINVDEIFDNDHRVVSQRGLSSGRFTFSAADAGDHKICFTPSSSSGRTSWLSAKNPNGGIKLTLDLVIGETNQIESSDKGKIQDITSRVKDLNARLADIRREQVFQREREAEFRDQSESTNARVIRWIVIQLIVLGITCTWQLSHLRSFFIKQKLT is encoded by the exons ATGAAATTCCTCCTCCCCGTTCTATCGCTCAGCGCTGCTGTCAATGCGCTGCACTTCTTCATTGACGGCACAACTCCCAAGTGTTTCTACGAGGAGCTTCCCAAGGATACACTTGTTGTCGGACACTACACTGCTGAGGAGTGGGACGAACGAGTATCAGCTTGGGTCAAGCACGACGGAATCAGCATCTACATCAACGTCGAC GAAATATTCGACAATGACCACCGTGTTGTCTCTCAGCGTGGTCTATCCTCCGGTCGCTTTACCTTCTCCGCTGCCGATGCTGGCGATCACAAGATCTGCTTCACCCCATCATCCAGCTCCGGCCGAACCTCATGGCTCTCTGCCAAGAACCCCAATGGCGGCATCAAGCTCACCCTCGACCTCGTGATCGGCGAGACCAACCAGATTGAGAGCAGCGACAAGGGCAAGATTCAGGATATCACTTCTCGTGTTAAGGACCTCAACGCCCGCCTGGCTGATATCCGAAGAGAGCAGGTTTTCCAGCGT GAGCGAGAGGCTGAGTTCCGAGATCAGTCCGAGTCTACCAACGCCCGTGTCATTCGGTGGATCGTTATCCAGCTCATTGTACTTGGCATCACTTGCACTTGGCAACTTTCGCATCTCCGATCATTCTTCATCAAGCAGAAGCTGACCTAG
- the SWC4 gene encoding swr complex subunit (BUSCO:19425at5125) has translation MTSSDVRDVLNLGDGIAAPRPSKKQKLAAPRPNLKGLAREVQNLGGDNPIAIVPEVPHFKKRRFTSRKPAAKWEMRSFKNSARADTNLTLRHWRRKDEKPEGDNEPQEQTSQGDQPQPPKELEDSAFAKYNVQVSVPQYSEGQYQQSLQHVDWTKEETDYLLELAQDFDLRWPLIWDRYDWNPPATNGEADDDGDESKAIVPATRSRTLEDLKARYYEVASKMMAAQKPVQYMTQPEFSLHELMAHFNPQQEKLRKEFALNALTRSREEAREEESLLLEIKRILARSERFNDERRELYNRLDYPRSDTDINAFKSSAGLQNLLQNLMTADKAKKRKSLMPSDINSPAGTVPPQTAAAAASAAATAAAAAQEAGRRESTAASTGPRESTGPAPTPAAANNKKGQQQQQERRKLTTQEELLYGVTHHDRLGSGPTFRTEKINKLFSHKSNQQQMRITNVLNELDVPNKLIMPTAATTHQYEQLLAAVNSLLDARKVSDKLDQEIKTEQAKKAERQKAMAPPESESTEENDKTDQEKKEGDDAEVPAAAATATVETSKEETNGDTTSAAEDASKDASETAAPTSEAPEAPSKETEQNTADKDERPSSSGAPHKRSASVLSSVSDKSNKRQKK, from the coding sequence ATGACTTCTTCCGACGTTCGCGATGTTCTGAACTTAGGGGATGGGATCGCAGCCCCCCGGCCAAGTAAGAAACAAAAACTTGCCGCGCCTAGACCAAACTTGAAGGGTCTGGCGCGTGAAGTACAAAACCTCGGCGGCGACAACCCCATCGCCATAGTCCCTGAAGTTCCACATTTCAAGAAGCGAAGATTTACGAGCCGGAAACCCGCAGCTAAATGGGAAATGCGATCTTTCAAAAACTCGGCGCGCGCCGACACAAACTTGACTTTACGACACTGGAGGAGAAAGGATGAGAAGCCCGAGGGAGACAACGAACCACAAGAACAAACGAGTCAAGGAgaccaaccacaaccaccaaAGGAGCTCGAGGATTCCGCCTTTGCAAAATACAATGTGCAGGTTTCGGTACCGCAGTACAGCGAGGGACAGTATCAGCAGTCACTACAGCATGTTGACTGGACTAAGGAGGAGACGGATTACTTGCTGGAGCTAGCACAAGATTTTGACCTTCGATGGCCTTTGATATGGGATCGCTACGATTGGAATCCTCCCGCCACCAACGGGGAGGCTGATGATGACGGCGACGAGAGTAAGGCTATCGTGCCTGCAACAAGGTCGCGTACGCTGGAAGATCTCAAAGCACGGTATTATGAAGTCGCATCTAAAATGATGGCAGCGCAGAAGCCTGTGCAGTACATGACACAACCAGAGTTCTCTCTGCATGAGCTCATGGCACATTTCAACCCTCAACAGGAGAAGTTGAGGAAGGAGTTTGCACTGAACGCATTGACACGATCACGCGAGGAAGCGCGCGAAGAAGAGTCGCTCTTGCTGGAGATTAAGCGTATCCTAGCACGCAGTGAGCGATTCAACGACGAGCGTCGTGAGTTGTACAACCGTCTTGACTATCCTCGATCGGACACAGATATCAATGCCTTCAAATCCTCTGCCGGTTTACAGAATCTCTTGCAGAACCTGATGACTGctgacaaggccaagaagcgtAAATCGCTTATGCCTAGCGATATCAATAGTCCTGCTGGCACAGTGCCCCCGcaaacagcagcagcagcagcttctgctgctgctacggccgccgccgccgctcaAGAGGCTGGAAGACGCGAAAGCACAGCTGCATCTACTGGACCTCGTGAATCCACTGGACCCGCTCCTACCCCAGCAGCTGCAAACAACAAGAAGgggcagcaacagcaacaagagcGACGCAAGCTTACAACTCAAGAAGAGCTGTTGTATGGTGTTACGCATCACGACCGACTTGGCTCTGGGCCAACTTTCCGCACCGAGAAAATCAACAAGTTGTTCTCGCACAAGTCAAACCAGCAGCAGATGCGTATCACGAATGTCCTTAACGAACTGGACGTACCTAATAAGCTCATCATGCCTACCGCTGCGACTACGCATCAATACGAACAGCTTCTTGCCGCAGTCAATAGTTTGCTTGATGCTCGTAAAGTCTCGGACAAGCTTGACCAGGAGATCAAGACGGAACAGGCGAAGAAGGCCGAACGACAAAAAGCTATGGCTCCCCCTGAATCCGAGTCGACAGAAGAAAACGACAAGACCGaccaagagaagaaggaaggagATGACGCAGAAGTTcctgccgccgccgccaccgCTACTGTTGAAACGAGCAAGGAGGAAACAAACGGCGATACCACATCTGCGGCCGAAGATGCAAGCAAGGATGCTTCAGAAACAGCAGCCCCCACTTCTGAGGCCCCGGAGGCCCCATCCAAGGAAACCGAACAGAACACTGCCGACAAAGACGAACGCCCCAGTAGCAGCGGTGCACCACACAAGCGGAGTGCAAGTGTTCTAAGCAGTGTCAGTGACAAGAGCAACAAACGACAGAAGAAGTAG
- a CDS encoding hypothetical protein (BUSCO:15565at5125): protein MSTFTALNGGSPRTSDPPAVTIEKTSAIDERAHSTTASQPPPTPEVPSNQVPAQSTDRPSFQSPDYPDVEGSHKRKRSDSVEIRREQVIHVHTPESAYPQHDSREAYGTPSRDYRSYGDEHRDKETWYPHREERSYDSQQNSATAPHGQTEEQIGDALRRATGQMDHGDYSNASPDGDDHSITCGGQYSSDPRRDAFMQHDSKKRKRNFSNRTKTGCLTCRRRKKKCDEQKPECGNCLRGSFICTGYPPQRGPGWQKPDNKAAAVPLESKDPTYVPPGAYGMPQQSPYGNQPVKREPLPPYRGQALRIDPPQGRPLVTDDDRPTASTIPSASVASPENKLSALPYTPANVFPTPVSANPQPPPPPFGDRMAKEYQRVPPLHDLSRTEPDSTHLGNQLPQINILHPTRTNSPAPPPPAPTSNAQVAAQLALSHSQFPQRRTQKEEMLSGRHFYPFDKELCLERERCSAAVWRFNNLNGISPEERARLFREILQPRDPVRVSPTEASPITNVGRVGRSVAVETPFACDYGYNITIGHQVAIGRNCTINDVCEVKVGDNCVIGPNVSIFTAGLPVDPKKRQGTQGPQSGKPVIIEQDCWIGGGAIILPGRTIGKGSTVGAGSIVTKDVPPFTIVAGNPARVLRGIAS from the exons ATGTCAACTTTCACGGCCCTCAACGGGGGCTCACCCCGGACTTCAGATCCGCCTGCTGTGACCATCGAGAAAACTTCGGCAATAGACGAACGTGCACACAGCACAACTGCGTCTCAACCTCCACCCACACCAGAAGTGCCGTCAAACCAAGTTCCAGCACAAAGTACAGACCGGCCGTCTTTTCAGTCACCCGATTATCCTGATGTAGAAGGCTCTCATAAGAGAAAGCGATCTGATTCCGTCGAGATACGGCGGGAACAGGTCATACACGTTCATACACCGGAATCCGCCTACCCGCAACATGATTCGCGTGAGGCTTATGGAACACCCTCGAGAGATTACCGCTCATATGGCGACGAGCACCGGGACAAGGAAACTTGGTATCCGCATCGCGAAGAACGTAGCTACGACTCCCAGCAGAATTCTGCAACTGCCCCGCATGGCCAAACAGAAGAGCAGATTGGCGATGCACTTCGCAGAGCTACTGGCCAGATGGATCATGGGGACTACTCTAACGCCAGTCCTGATGGCGATGATCATTCCATCACATGTGGTGGCCAGTACTCGTCTGATCCAAGGCGCGACGCTTTTATGCAACACGATTCTAAGAAACGTAAAAGAAATTTCAGCAACCGGACCAAGACAGGATGCCTCACTTGCCGCAGGCGAAAGAAGAAATGCGATGAGCAGAAGCCCGAGT GTGGGAACTGTCTTCGTGGCAGTTTTATCTGCACAGGCTATCCACCCCAGCGTGGACCAGGATGGCAGAAGCCCGACAATAAAGCTGCAGCGGTTCCTCTCGAGTCCAAAGACCCGACATATGTTCCACCAGGAGCTTACGGGATGCCTCAGCAAAGCCCATATGGTAACCAACCGGTGAAGCGCGAACCCCTGCCGCCTTATCGCGGCCAGGCCCTTCGAATTGACCCCCCACAAGGCCGCCCTTTGGTGACCGATGATGACCGACCAACCGCATCAACAATACCCAGCGCGTCTGTTGCGAGCCCCGAGAATAAACTCTCTGCTTTACCTTACACTCCAGCAAACGTATTTCCAACACCTGTCAGCGCAAACCCTCAACCGCCGCCACCACCCTTTGGAGACAGAATGGCCAAGGAATATCAGCGTGTGCCTCCGCTGCACGACCTTAGCAGGACAGAACCCGATTCTACTCATCTTGGGAACCAGCTCCCGCAGATCAACATTCTTCATCCAACAAGAACAAACAGTCCTGCCCCTCCTCCGCCTGCACCAACATCCAATGCTCAAGTAGCCGCCCAGTTGGCTTTGTCCCATTCACAGTTTCCCCAGAGACGGACCCAAAAGGAGGAGATGCTTTCAGGGCGTCACTTCTATCCTTTCGATAAGGAACTTTGTCTGGAGCGAGAGCGTTGCTCCGCTGCTGTCTGGAGATTCAACAACCTCAACGGTATATCTCCTGAAGAACGCGCTCGTTTGTTTCGTGAAATCTTGCAGCCTCGTGACCCCGTTCGAGTTTCTCCTACCGAAGCCTCTCCGATCACCAATGTCGGCCGCGTGGGCAGAAGTGTCGCTGTTGAAACACCTTTTGCTTGCGATTATGGCTATAACATCACAATTGGCCACCAGGTCGCTATCGGGCGTAACTGTACAATCAATGACGTGTGCGAAGTAAAGGTTGGCGACAACTGTGTGATCGGCCCAAATGTCAGTATCTTCACAGCAGGGCTACCCGTCGATCCCAAGAAACGCCAGGGTACCCAGGGTCCCCAATCAGGCAAGCCTGTTATCATTGAACAAGATTGCTGGATCGGCGGAGGTGCCATCATTCTGCCTGGAAGAACGATTGGCAAAGGCAGCACTGTCGGTGCTGGATCAATCGTCACGAAG GATGTTCCTCCTTTTACAATTGTAGCAGGAAATCCTGCAAGGGTTTTGCGCGGCATCGCCTCTTAA
- a CDS encoding hypothetical protein (TransMembrane:2 (o225-242i528-550o)) has translation MPGPGIKHLTGVFRATDTHKVTRNRKPVSCTICQKRKSKCDRSRPSCSACHKRGDPDACVYGDVSVSGGKQEMQLKVAKLEEIVMRLAAASEASSALTSISTATSTSGLSPQRIEEGSNAMYHGETSWEAVFKGIHDIQNTLHTEDESDHGDESEVLPPAPDIVIGGILPITITEARNSLPPRQDADALVRAYFNSKFIAIPFIHERHFWRRYELLWSNSHNPNFLWLSILFSVLGLGAMISKAQSPCLESPQEPKFYIQRSAQCLVTGEYLKAKPYSVEALMMYAHSRNVTKKDSDATIWSLYSLAVRLAQRRGYHLDAARVSPTITQFEAEMRRRTWFMVQTSDLLFSFQLGMPPMVYQEVCDAGHPRNLSDDDFDEDTEVPESRPPTEPTPMLAWQTKSHLCRLLRRALRHVLRVESPPYEETMALQAELESYHNTVPECFRIRPIASTPLDVPGYTIMHRLIIEISYLKTICVLHRPYLRSEKNQERYRASRELCRATALRVVELHLELEHETRDGGRMHQDRFLLSSLTLHDFLVAAMILCLDLLGSTDITPQVHLQHARILEYAHKVWEERGAHSKDARYGSRVIRATLDRIATPLSDMSGPGAQGLVNATYSYIEPNICGEITDFTMPDMNYSGDYEEFLPLNTIFGPTEGFDW, from the exons ATGCCTGGCCCTGGCATAAAGCATCTTACTGGTGTCTTCAGAGCCACCGACACTCACAAAGTTACCCGCAATCGAAAGCCTGTCTCTTGTACGATATGTCAGAAACGCAAATCGAAATGTGATCGGTCAAGGCCCTCTTGCAGTGCCTGTCATAAGCGAGGCGACCCAGACGCTTGTGTCTACGGCGATGTGAGTGTTTCTGGAGGAAAGCAAGAGATGCAGCTCAAAGTGGCCAAGCTCGAAGAGATCGTGATGCGTCTCGCAGCAGCGTCAGAAGCTTCGAGTGCTTTGACCAGTATTAGTACAGCAACGAGCACAAGTGGGCTTTCTCCTCAACGAATAGAAGAAGGGTCAAATGCTATGTATCATGGAGAGACATCATGGGAGGCCGTCTTCAAGGGTATCCACGATATTCAGAACACTCTTCACACTGAAGATGAGTCTGATCATGGTGACGAGTCTGAGGTTCTACCTCCTGCTCCAGACATAGTAATTGGAGGAATATTACCCATTACGATCACTGAAGCTCGCAACAGCTTACCGCCTCGTCAAGACGCCGATGCTCTTGTTAGGGCATATTTCAACTCCAAATTCATCGCTATTCCGTTCATCCACGAGAGACATTTCTGGAGACGTTACGAGCTTCTCTGGTCCAACTCTCACAATCCTAATTTCCTGTggttaagtattttattctCTGTGTTGGGTCTTGGCGCTATGATCTCAAAAGCACAAAGCCCTTGTCTAGAATCTCCTCAGGAACCAAAGTTTTACATACAACGGTCAGCTCAATGTCTTGTCACAGGGGAGTACCTCAAGGCCAAACCGTATTCTGTCGAGGCACTCATGATGTACGCTCATTCGCGTAATGTTACCAAAAAAGATTCAGACGCTACAATATGGTCTCTGTATTCGCTCGCCGTTCGTCTTGCACAGCGCAGAGGCTATCATCTTGACGCAGCCAGAGTGTCACCTACAATCACACAATTTGAGGCTGAGATGCGCCGGCGGACGTGGTTTATGGTTCAAACTTCTGATTTACTTTTCTCATTTCAGCTGGGCATGCCCCCTATGGTGTATCAAGAAGTTTGTGACGCTGGGCATCCTAGAAATCTATCAGACGATGACTTCGATGAAGACACGGAGGTGCCTGAGTCTCGTCCCCCCACAGAGCCTACTCCTATGCTGGCCTGGCAAACCAAATCCCACCTCTGCCGTCTTCTACGTCGTGCCCTACGGCACGTTCTCCGGGTTGAGTCGCCACCTTATGAAGAGACGATGGCACTTCAGGCTGAGTTAGAATCATACCACAACACGGTGCCTGAATGCTTCCGTATCCGCCCCATTGCCTCCACTCCATTGGATGTCCCAGGTTACACCATCATGCATCGACTCATCATAGAAATATCATACCTCAAGACTATCTGTGTGCTTCATCGCCCCTATCTTCGCTCCGAAAAGAACCAGGAACGTTATCGAGCATCCCGAGAACTTTGCCGCGCCACGGCTCTTCGAGTTGTTGAACTCCACCTCGAGCTCGAACATGAGACCCGAGACGGTGGCCGCATGCACCAAGATCGCTTTTTACTCTCGAGCCTTACACTGCATGATTTTCTAGTCGCAGCCATGATCCTTTGCCTGGATCTATTGGGGTCGACCGACATAAC CCCGCAAGTGCATCTACAACACGCCCGGATACTTGAGTATGCTCACAAGGTCTGGGAAGAGCGTGGGGCTCACTCCAAGGACGCACGATATGGATCAAGAGTTATTCGTGCAACACTCGACCGAATTGCTACGCCACTGAGCGATATGTCTGGCCCAGGAGCTCAGGGCCTAGTCAATGCGACATATTCCTACATCGAACCGAATATATGTGGTGAGATTACAGACTTCACTATGCCAGATATGAACTATTCTGGAGATTATGAGGAGTTTCTTCCTCTGAATACCATCTTTGGCCCGACCGAGGGCTTCGACTGG TAA
- a CDS encoding hypothetical protein (BUSCO:15707at5125): MPAALMLRVYTRLESSVTAQTWTRRAAFLALRQNTTRNRTIFTRSYHLEAHSPYPEEGTQILSQLRLRKAAPNPSDTTTVEDTQSSQTWSSSQRRHERRERSSHGHSYKQEARTRNKSSSKDSPGARFHQNRPPRDPESIRKAAEYRQKAKEKEKKRRVRYDQWGYLRHQYSSDELVVVKKQFNFWHANLDSIVNRTKPKSSSWLDDGKFLFELENLSDMENAWHELDVESRETIWPRVMLSTLYSRPDKAIQVLEATLDPLPPGYAMAGVAQFCISALDLKDIKVMRDRVRKADEVLELFAKLIEDIPSGHVPFRQSTLGLLAAKLPIEQTAEMFQILQRSGTRLHRNTLLKFADKLARSHEHKEQAFQILRNITDEGHDLNSPSIASVITTLLHTQPTAHSWSDSQSTFSSQRAMEYFLEHGFSPNLVSFTALISSLCLQGDIEEAVRLPLLLAENGAELDSRCYTTVFRGAKSSLKASNVRLALDVARAAKVPHVDVLNNTLHSIFYFAEMECRDKRFPAPYVVPIFGPLLRIYAKKFDLEPLQWLLPDTLPLLLSQENMDSNEKFMFNPQRQWEFRSTIFPVANEFFDSSDGPLRKPNMQTLAIMIRGYIKTLHRPYDLMSFYTWFKSRLEERGTERNLAQQLVKEQGSIIHDTLILVMLERKVLLRPALQVFGDMLRDSLIAKTPEDGTQEEVLGENFPVHPSPNLFTFSILLHGLLMRREVILAEQVRQALQEHNLEPNIVTWNTLVKGYAAMQDLSQTVGTLQDLEAAGYKPDMHTFKAFAKLKDQTRALEMMEKIIDENRKRLEEHQSQ, encoded by the coding sequence ATGCCAGCGGCTCTCATGCTGCGAGTCTACACGAGGCTCGAGTCCTCTGTGACGGCGCAGACATGGACACGAAGAGCAGCATTTCTCGCATTACGACAGAATACGACGAGGAACCGAACTATATTCACTCGATCATATCATCTCGAAGCACACTCGCCATACCCGGAAGAAGGCACTCAGATATTATCACAATTGCGTCTTCGTAAAGCAGCTCCGAACCCCTCCGATACCACTACTGTCGAAGATACTCAGAGTTCTCAGACATGGTCTAGCTCACAACGAAGGCATGAACGACGCGAACGCAGCTCCCATGGGCACAGTTACAAACAGGAAGCGAGGACGAGAAACAAGAGTTCCTCGAAGGATTCACCAGGCGCACGCTTCCATCAGAACAGACCACCCCGCGATCCAGAATCCATCCGAAAAGCTGCTGAATATCGTCAAAAGgcgaaagaaaaagagaagaaacgGAGAGTAAGATACGATCAATGGGGATATCTGCGTCACCAATACTCCAGCGATGAGCTGGTCGTTGTAAAAAAGCAATTCAACTTCTGGCATGCAAATCTGGATTCAATTGTAAATCGGACTAAACCAAAgtcatcatcatggctggaCGACGGGAAATTCCTTTTCGAACTGGAAAACCTCTCGGATATGGAGAATGCCTGGCATGAACTCGATGTTGAATCTCGGGAGACGATATGGCCTCGTGTAATGCTCTCGACACTTTACTCACGTCCGGACAAGGCGATCCAAGTTCTCGAAGCCACCTTGGATCCTTTACCGCCCGGTTATGCAATGGCTGGCGTTGCTCAATTTTGCATCTCGGCCCTGGATCTGAAAGATATCAAAGTAATGCGCGATCGTGTTAGAAAAGCCGACGAGGTGCTAGAACTCTTTGCCAAACTGATCGAGGACATCCCGTCTGGTCATGTGCCATTCCGTCAAAGCACCCTAGGCCTTCTTGCTGCAAAGTTGCCGATTGAGCAGACAGCAGAGATGTTTCAAATCTTACAGCGGTCGGGAACCAGGTTGCATCGGAATACGCTTTTGAAGTTTGCCGACAAGCTTGCGCGTAGCCATGAGCACAAAGAACAAGCCTTCCAGATTCTACGGAACATCACAGATGAAGGCCATGACTTGAATTCGCCATCCATCGCGAGTGTCATCACTACATTATTACATACTCAACCAACAGCACACTCATGGTCCGACTCGCAGAGTACCTTTTCATCTCAACGTGCTATGGAGTATTTCCTCGAACACGGATTTTCTCCCAACTTGGTCAGCTTCACGGCTCTAATATCGTCTCTCTGTTTGCAAGGCGATATCGAAGAAGCTGTTCGGCTTCCATTATTACTTGCGGAGAACGGCGCTGAGCTTGACAGTCGATGTTATACCACTGTGTTCAGGGGGGCTAAAAGCAGTCTCAAAGCGTCTAACGTGCGGCTAGCTCTGGATGTCGCTCGAGCTGCAAAAGTACCACACGTAGACGTGCTTAATAACACACTACATTCCATCTTCTACTTTGCAGAAATGGAATGCCGTGATAAGAGGTTTCCAGCACCATATGTTGTCCCCATTTTTGGACCCTTGCTTCGCATCTACGCCAAGAAATTCGACCTAGAGCCTCTGCAATGGCTTTTGCCTGACACTTTACCTCTGCTTCTCAGTCAAGAAAACATGGACAGCAATGAAAAGTTCATGTTCAACCCGCAGAGGCAATGGGAATTCAGGAGCACAATTTTTCCTGTTGCGAATGAATTCTTCGATAGCAGTGATGGCCCTCTACGGAAACCCAACATGCAGACTCTGGCAATCATGATACGAGGATACATCAAGACCTTGCACCGACCCTACGACTTGATGTCTTTCTATACTTGGTTCAAATCACGCTTAGAGGAGCGTGGGACTGAGAGGAATTTGGCTCAACAGCTGGTCAAGGAACAGGGAAGCATCATCCACGATACACTAATTCTGGTCATGCTTGAGCGAAAGGTTCTTCTTCGCCCAGCGCTGCAAGTATTTGGAGATATGCTTCGCGATTCGCTAATCGCCAAGACGCCAGAAGACGGCACGCAGGAGGAAGTCTTGGGTGAAAACTTTCCTGTTCACCCGTCACCGAATTTATTCACTTTCAGCATTCTTCTCCATGGGCTTCTCATGCGAAGGGAGGTAATACTGGCAGAGCAAGTTCGACAAGCGTTGCAAGAGCACAACCTAGAACCCAATATTGTCACTTGGAACACGCTTGTTAAGGGCTATGCGGCGATGCAGGACCTGTCTCAGACAGTTGGCACATTGCAGGACCTCGAGGCAGCTGGATACAAGCCAGACATGCACACATTCAAGGCATTTGCCAAACTGAAAGATCAGACTCGGGCATTGGAAATGATGGAAAAGATCATTGATGAAAATAGGAAGAGGCTGGAAGAGCACCAGTCCCAATAA